A section of the Solitalea canadensis DSM 3403 genome encodes:
- a CDS encoding GumC family protein, with protein sequence MISENNSYNNTTIPAQEQAVKEFINTCLRNWPWFLASITTCLLLAFLYLKFAVPVYDVTASILVKQPKTSEKESKESVLNELNVFDNTKIVENEMEILKSRILMDKVVRSLGLNVSYFNSADKTFADYIAKPWYSKELYKYSPIRVNVETIYPEGFKEPMEIELVDKTKFKIEGKSKLYAFGESVNTEDGKFTVHLVGEPTEEGKMIKVNVTSVDKKVDALMERLEVSVRGKNATVFRLQLEDAVPVRGTDLLNALIEEYNKSAIEEKNREASKALAFIDDRLKLITGELSTVEQDVQAYKTSKEITDISTQSAQLLQQMKENDSQLNQVNIQLGTLESVSDFIQSGGRNSPPNVFTADPVLQNKLNKLNDLELERTKLLSTTGESNPLVEGVNEQIANTKSSILYSIQDIKTGLSTTKNTLERNNSQYSSAIRAVPQKERSLINIERQKNIKQDLYLYLLQKREETALSYAAMVIDSQVVDPPQSSTIPVRPSKTKALAIAMLLGGLIPIGSIWGRKILNNKILNKQLIEDATNAPILGVIGKNHSKEVMVVKEGSRTAISEQFRFLRTNLQYIDQGKNYKTILVTSSISNEGKSFISLNLGSSISITGKKTVILEMDFRKPDIGNKINANKRLGLSDYLNGLVTIDEIIVPVENQPNLYLLPCGAIPVNPAELLLSDKLDELFKEVSALFDQVIIDSPPIGLVTDALLLEKYAQASIYVVRYGYTLVPHLKMISDLHSKGKFKNMSIVFNAVDLEASEEYMYNDHGYYTHNHVNKKLNKRLKLN encoded by the coding sequence ATGATTAGTGAAAACAATTCCTATAACAATACCACTATTCCTGCTCAGGAACAAGCGGTAAAGGAGTTTATTAATACCTGCCTACGAAACTGGCCTTGGTTTCTGGCTTCTATCACCACTTGTTTACTATTAGCTTTCCTTTATTTGAAATTTGCTGTGCCTGTTTATGATGTAACAGCCAGTATCCTTGTAAAACAACCAAAAACAAGTGAGAAAGAAAGTAAGGAAAGTGTATTAAATGAACTTAACGTATTTGACAACACTAAAATAGTTGAAAACGAGATGGAGATCTTGAAATCTCGGATTTTAATGGATAAGGTGGTAAGAAGTTTAGGATTGAATGTTTCTTATTTTAACTCAGCTGACAAAACATTTGCCGATTACATCGCTAAACCATGGTATTCAAAAGAGCTTTATAAATATTCTCCTATAAGAGTTAATGTTGAAACCATTTATCCTGAAGGATTTAAGGAGCCAATGGAAATAGAACTTGTTGATAAGACAAAGTTTAAGATTGAGGGCAAGAGTAAATTATATGCCTTTGGAGAATCTGTTAACACTGAGGATGGGAAATTTACAGTTCACTTAGTGGGAGAGCCAACGGAAGAAGGCAAAATGATTAAGGTTAACGTAACAAGCGTTGATAAAAAAGTGGACGCCTTGATGGAACGCCTTGAAGTTTCTGTAAGAGGTAAAAATGCTACTGTGTTTCGTTTACAGTTAGAAGATGCAGTACCTGTTCGTGGTACTGATCTGCTAAATGCACTTATTGAAGAATACAATAAATCTGCAATTGAAGAGAAAAATCGTGAAGCATCTAAAGCTTTAGCATTTATTGATGATCGCTTAAAACTTATAACAGGTGAACTTTCAACTGTTGAACAAGATGTGCAAGCCTATAAAACCAGCAAAGAAATTACTGATATAAGCACTCAATCAGCTCAGTTGCTACAACAAATGAAAGAGAATGATTCACAATTAAACCAGGTAAATATTCAACTGGGTACCTTAGAATCTGTTAGCGATTTTATTCAAAGTGGGGGCCGAAACTCTCCGCCAAATGTTTTTACAGCTGATCCCGTACTTCAAAATAAGCTAAATAAACTGAACGATCTGGAACTTGAACGTACTAAATTATTGTCGACAACCGGAGAAAGCAACCCATTGGTAGAAGGAGTTAATGAGCAGATAGCTAATACTAAAAGCAGTATTTTATATTCAATTCAGGATATTAAAACAGGATTATCAACCACTAAAAATACGCTTGAACGTAATAATTCTCAGTATTCTTCTGCAATACGGGCTGTTCCTCAAAAAGAGCGCTCATTAATCAATATTGAGCGTCAGAAAAATATTAAACAGGATTTATACCTCTATCTATTACAGAAAAGGGAAGAAACTGCTCTTTCTTATGCGGCAATGGTAATTGATAGTCAGGTGGTAGATCCTCCACAAAGCTCAACTATACCTGTTCGTCCATCCAAAACAAAAGCCTTAGCAATTGCCATGTTATTAGGTGGGTTGATTCCAATTGGTTCAATATGGGGACGAAAAATTCTTAACAACAAAATCCTTAATAAGCAACTGATCGAGGATGCTACCAATGCACCAATTTTAGGAGTTATTGGAAAAAATCACTCAAAAGAAGTAATGGTTGTTAAAGAAGGAAGTAGAACCGCAATCTCTGAACAATTCAGATTCCTAAGAACTAATCTTCAATACATTGATCAAGGGAAAAACTACAAAACTATTTTGGTTACCTCTAGTATCAGTAATGAAGGAAAGAGCTTTATTTCATTGAATTTAGGTTCAAGCATTTCGATTACTGGGAAGAAAACGGTTATTCTTGAAATGGATTTCCGTAAACCAGATATCGGTAATAAGATTAATGCAAATAAGCGTTTGGGCTTATCAGATTATTTGAACGGTCTTGTTACCATTGATGAGATCATAGTTCCGGTTGAAAATCAACCGAATCTCTACTTATTGCCTTGTGGTGCAATTCCTGTTAACCCCGCAGAACTGTTGCTGAGCGACAAGCTTGATGAATTATTTAAGGAAGTTTCTGCTTTGTTTGATCAGGTTATTATCGATTCACCTCCAATTGGCTTAGTAACGGATGCATTATTACTCGAAAAATATGCTCAGGCATCCATTTATGTGGTAAGATATGGTTATACATTGGTGCCACACTTGAAAATGATCTCAGACCTTCACAGCAAAGGTAAATTCAAAAACATGAGTATTGTATTTAATGCAGTGGATCTAGAAGCATCTGAAGAATACATGTACAATGATCATGGTTATTATACTCACAATCATGTGAATAAGAAGCTTAATAAGCGCCTGAAATTGAATTAG
- a CDS encoding polysaccharide biosynthesis/export family protein: protein MKFTHYITSVFVLLSSFLVVSCSSTENIAYFKGAGTKQTAPQQAINSYEPLIQPNDIVSVTISSLSPEATQMFNPQSNTGNSNSLELRQLDGYLVDKNGNIELPILGVLKIQGLTTEATSELIKSRLTNYLKEPTVKVKFLNFKISVLGEVARPNVYNIPNEKISITEALSMAGDITIYGMRENVLLIREENGVRQFARIDMNKTDVFSSPYYYLHKGDVIYVEPGPRKVYASENRTYQVLTVLIGLLNVAAIYAIK from the coding sequence ATGAAGTTTACGCATTACATTACCTCTGTCTTCGTATTATTGTCGTCTTTTTTAGTTGTTTCATGTTCTTCAACAGAGAATATTGCATACTTTAAAGGAGCAGGAACCAAGCAAACTGCTCCCCAGCAAGCAATTAATAGTTACGAACCCCTTATTCAACCTAACGATATAGTTTCTGTTACCATTTCGAGTTTAAGTCCCGAAGCTACGCAGATGTTTAATCCACAATCCAATACTGGAAATTCAAACTCACTTGAACTCCGTCAGCTAGATGGTTACCTGGTTGATAAAAACGGAAATATTGAATTACCAATTTTAGGAGTACTAAAGATACAGGGCTTAACAACTGAAGCTACTTCAGAATTGATAAAATCTCGTTTAACTAATTATTTAAAGGAACCTACTGTTAAAGTAAAATTCCTAAACTTTAAGATATCTGTATTAGGGGAGGTTGCTCGTCCAAATGTTTATAATATTCCAAACGAGAAGATCTCCATTACTGAAGCCCTAAGTATGGCCGGAGATATAACTATTTACGGTATGCGCGAAAACGTGTTGTTAATTCGTGAGGAAAATGGTGTACGCCAATTCGCACGGATCGACATGAATAAAACAGATGTATTTAGTTCTCCTTACTACTACCTGCACAAAGGTGATGTGATATATGTTGAACCAGGTCCGCGTAAAGTTTACGCCAGTGAAAACCGAACCTATCAAGTACTTACTGTGTTAATTGGTTTATTGAACGTTGCAGCTATTTACGCTATTAAGTAA
- a CDS encoding outer membrane beta-barrel protein: MEERFDEKLSAHIREVFDNYEDCDAFEGWNKLLIKQAEPEKKRKIIPLWYWLGPAVAALFVFFAFNINILNVEKMNSGEHMVTKNEKSSTTTPVIKQPKANTGALVTIGKSFGEIAINEQVKTPNASDLKPKSVVNFAYAPSHVEEPVLKYDEELVALQKREGNFNGLSKGVLGQPALTLTTIKTNIPAPQKTLRNEDNVKEYIAGETRKKKKDNVDVGFLAGSFMSYSKGAENNTLGYKAGFDVEIPIASNVHINTGLNLGHQSLTFANDNQLPPRLSSKMSTVYSMGTLDDYKASMLAIDLPVNVKVVFPGEKHSWFVSGGLSSYSYIEDSYKASYTQMYQSPNVNGSAMAFSTTEFENEDNSGKLFSRIDWFRTFNMSFGIDYNLKNNKLTVEPYLKYPLGGLGAEQIKWTSAGLNLKFSFGK, from the coding sequence ATGGAAGAGCGGTTTGACGAAAAATTATCAGCGCATATCCGTGAGGTTTTCGACAATTACGAGGATTGCGATGCATTCGAAGGCTGGAACAAGCTGCTTATAAAGCAAGCAGAACCTGAGAAGAAACGTAAAATCATTCCTTTATGGTATTGGTTAGGGCCTGCTGTTGCCGCATTATTTGTCTTCTTTGCTTTTAATATCAATATATTAAATGTGGAGAAAATGAATAGCGGAGAACATATGGTTACTAAAAATGAAAAATCATCAACAACTACACCAGTAATCAAGCAACCTAAAGCAAACACAGGTGCTCTTGTTACGATAGGGAAGTCGTTTGGTGAAATTGCAATAAATGAGCAGGTTAAGACTCCCAATGCAAGTGATCTGAAACCTAAATCAGTTGTAAATTTTGCTTATGCTCCGTCTCATGTTGAAGAACCAGTACTGAAATATGATGAAGAATTGGTCGCACTGCAAAAGCGGGAAGGCAATTTTAACGGGCTGTCAAAAGGTGTTTTGGGGCAACCAGCCTTAACCTTAACAACTATTAAAACTAACATCCCTGCTCCTCAAAAAACATTAAGGAATGAAGATAATGTAAAGGAATACATTGCAGGAGAAACCAGGAAAAAGAAAAAAGATAACGTTGATGTAGGATTTTTAGCGGGATCTTTTATGAGTTATTCAAAAGGTGCTGAAAATAATACGCTAGGTTACAAGGCAGGTTTTGACGTGGAAATTCCTATTGCTTCTAATGTACACATTAATACAGGGTTGAATTTAGGACATCAGTCGTTGACATTTGCAAATGACAATCAACTTCCTCCTCGATTATCTTCAAAAATGAGCACTGTATATTCAATGGGAACATTGGATGACTATAAAGCCAGTATGTTAGCCATTGATCTTCCGGTAAATGTTAAAGTAGTTTTTCCAGGAGAGAAGCATTCATGGTTTGTTAGTGGTGGATTGAGTAGTTACTCTTACATTGAAGACTCCTATAAAGCGTCTTATACACAGATGTATCAATCGCCTAACGTAAACGGATCGGCAATGGCATTCTCCACAACTGAATTTGAAAATGAGGATAATTCGGGCAAATTATTCTCAAGGATAGATTGGTTCCGTACGTTTAATATGTCATTCGGGATTGATTATAATCTAAAAAACAATAAGTTAACAGTTGAACCTTATCTAAAGTATCCACTGGGCGGATTAGGTGCTGAGCAAATTAAATGGACCTCTGCAGGTTTAAATTTGAAGTTTTCGTTTGGCAAATGA
- a CDS encoding RNA polymerase sigma factor has translation MLKLDKLTDLEIIERCCKGEKRCYELLYKRFYGYAMGVALRYCINRDDALEVVNDAFIKIFDKFHLFDPNRSFKPWLRQIVVNQSIDRKRKWLKIENEQSIDEVAEPVWADADAISLLGYKDILSMLNRLPELQSMVFNMYEIDGYSHDEIAGLLNITSSSSRVYLSRAKDKLRKLVGELTAKGYGRAV, from the coding sequence ATGCTTAAGTTGGATAAGTTAACAGATTTAGAGATTATAGAACGTTGCTGCAAAGGAGAAAAGCGGTGTTACGAACTATTGTATAAACGTTTTTACGGATATGCAATGGGCGTTGCATTGCGGTATTGTATCAATCGTGATGATGCTCTTGAAGTTGTTAACGATGCATTTATTAAGATTTTTGATAAATTCCATTTATTTGATCCCAACCGTTCATTTAAGCCTTGGTTGCGACAAATTGTTGTAAATCAATCCATCGATCGGAAAAGGAAGTGGCTTAAAATTGAAAATGAACAATCAATTGATGAGGTAGCTGAACCTGTTTGGGCAGATGCTGATGCTATTAGTTTATTAGGTTACAAGGATATTCTCTCCATGCTCAACAGACTTCCTGAGCTTCAATCAATGGTGTTCAATATGTATGAAATTGACGGTTATTCACATGACGAAATAGCCGGATTACTCAATATAACATCGAGTAGCTCTCGTGTATACTTATCACGAGCGAAAGATAAATTAAGAAAATTAGTTGGCGAATTAACAGCAAAGGGTTATGGAAGAGCGGTTTGA